The stretch of DNA TGCATGGACGCAGGATCTGCTTCTGATTTGCGAGGTACAGCGTGTCATCTCTTCCGGGCCCGCTCGCGCGTCTTCTTGCCCGTACAGTGCTCCACCCCCTTCATCGGCTGCGGCGCGGCGCGACCTTAGGCATTCGGGTGATGCTGGTGGACGACGCCGGACGCGTGCTTCTGGTCAAGCACACTTATGTTCCCGGCTGGATGCTGCCCGGTGGCGGCGTCGAGCACGGACAGACCTGCCTCGATGCCGTTCGGTGCGAGCTCGACGAGGAAGTCGGTGTAACCCTGCTCGAGCCACCCCGGCTCATTGGTATTCTCGCCAATTTCGCCCGCCAGCCTGGAGATCACGTGGCGCTCTATTACGCCCACAAATGGCGCCAGCGGCCGGTCGTCTCACCGGAAATTGCCGCCTCTGGTCTCTTTTCCTTGCGCGACCTCCCGCCGGATGCCTCTCCTGCAACCCGCCGCCGGGTGGCCGAATATCTCGGCGAGACACCCTTGGCGGAGCATTGGTAATCCCGGATCACGCGAGGTGATCGCGGCCGGCTGGGCTCGTGAAGTCGAGCTCCGGCCCCACTGGCACGATGCCGGTCGGATTGATGGTCCGGTGGCTGCCGTAATAATGCAGCTTGATATGCGCAAGGTTCACCGTTTCGGCGACACCCGGGACCTGATAGAGGTCGCGCACATAGCCGGAAAGGGCAGGATAGTCTGAGATCCGGCGCTTGTTGCACTTGAAATGTCCGAAATAGACGGCGTCGAACCGCACCAGTGTGGTGAACAGGCGCCAATCCGCTTCGGTAAGCTGATGCCCCACCAGATAGCGCTGCTTGGCGAGCCCGGCATCCAGCCGGTCGAGCGTCTCGAACAGGGCGCGATAAGCCTCTTCATAGGCCGCTTGCGTCGTGGCAAAGCCGGCCCGGTAGACACCATTGTTCACGGCGCCATAGACACGGTCATCCACCTCATCGATCTCGGCTCGCAGCGCTGCTGGGTAGAAATCGAGCCTGTTGTCAGTCAGCTCATCGAATGCCGAGTTGAACATCCGAATGATTTCGGATGACTCATTGTTGACGATCGTGGCGCGCTGCTTGTCCCAGAGCACCGGCACGGTCACGCGGCCGGTATAGTGAGGGTCGGCCCTGAGATAGACCTCGTAGAGCCGCTCGGCCCCATTGATGGCATCAGGGATGGCGCCGGCGCGGTCTGAGAAGACCCAGCCTTGCTCCAGCATGAGCGGATCGACAATGGACAGGCTCACGTGATCGGTGAGGCCCTTGAGCTTGCGGAAGATCAGCGTGCGGTGCGCCCATGGGCAGGCCAGCGACACATAAAGGTGATAGCGCCCGCTCTCTGCCGCAAAGCCGCCAGCCCCGCTCGCCCCGGGCTCGCCATCGCGGGTCACCCAGTTCCGAAATGACGAGGGCTTGCGCTCGAAAGCACCGCCGGTCGAGCGGGTGTCGTACCAGACATCCTGCCATTTTCCGTCAACCAGCATTCCCATGGGACCACTACCCTCCTATATCTCACTTTACCTGGGTCGGCTCTCATGATATGAGCGCCATCCTTGTCGACCAAAAGGCTCGTTCCATGCTTGGCATGCTGCCGGTGACATTGCGACGACGATCCGAGGGCCGCGCGGAAACACCGCGCCGGCGTCCATAATCCGTCGCGTCCGGCACGAGCACCCGATTTCATCGTTATAGGGCTGTCCGTGCGGGAGCGCGATGCTTCCGCAATGCCTTATGGGACACCCCGAGATGAACGCTCTCATCCCTCTGACGCTGAAGCCGCAGCTGCCTCATGACCACGCCGCAGTCGAGGCCCTGCTCGACCGCGCCTTCGGGCTTGGACGCCACACCAAGACCTCCTACCGGCTGCGCGAGGGAGAAAGCCCCGTCGCCGAACTGTGCAGGGTCGCCTGGTTTTCTAGCGAGATTGTCGGCTCTATCTGCTATTCGCCTTTGAAGATCGGCGAGAAGGGAACGGATGCCCTGCTGCTGGGTCCTTTGGCGGTCAGCCCCGACCTGCAGAATTGCGGCATAGGCATGAAGCTGATGCAGGCGACCCTGGTTGATGCGGCGACCCTTGGGCACAGGCTGGTCATCCTCGTGGGCGATCAGCCCTATTATGCCCGAGTGGGCTTTGCCAAGGTGCCGGAAGGCCGGATCATCCTTCCAGGACCGGTTGATCCCGACCGGCTGCTCTATCGCGAGCTTGTGCCCCATGCCTTCGATGCGGTGAGCGGTCTCGTGCTCGGCCCGAACCGCTGGGAGGAGGTCTATGGGGATGCCGCACCTGCAGCTCTGGACGGCCGGCTCGCCCGCCTTCATCAACCGGCGAGCGCCTAGAGCGCTTTCGAGCGAAAAGCGGAAACGCTCTATAGGTCAGCGTCCTTCCCGATACCAGGTGAGCCCCATCGCGCCGAGGAGCAGCGCCAGCGCGAGCAACGTCGAGAACAATGGCACCTCGGTCACCTCACGTAGGCGATAGGCGCCATTGTCCCTGAGCCCGAGCCAGCCTGACCCGCTGGCCACGCGGCCCTCGGCCACCTTCCGCAGCCGCGGCACCGTGATGTCCTCGCCTGCGCGATCGGCCAGCCAATAGAGCCCGCCACCCGTAGCCGACGTGACAGGCTTGAGCTTATCCTCCGTCGCTGCGATTTCCGCAGCCTCCTTCGGGTCGGGGCTGCCGACCGCCGCAACCGACTCAATCTTGCCGTCGCTCAACCGGTGCAGGCCGACTTCGCTCACCGGCACCTCGCCGCGCCACAAGCCTGGCTCAATCTCGGCGAGCTTGGCAGTGAGCTTCGCGCCCGAGGGCGTGGTGACGGTCACCTCGTTCACCGTGTCGGCCATGGTGCGCCGCTCGATGATGAGCCGGTTGCCGTCATGGCGCCCGATCAACGCCTCTTCCTCGAGGTCCGGCTCCTTCATCAGCCAATGCGCTAGCCGGCGCAGCAGCTCCGACTGAGGCCCGCCGCCGTCGTAGCCCCGCGCCCACAGCCAGGCATGATCCGAGAGCAGCTGGGCGACGCGGCCCTCGCGATAGCGCGAGAGGATCATCAACGGCTTGTTCTGCGGACCGGACATGACCGCTTCGCCGCTCATCTGGTCCACATCGATCAGGCGGAACCAGTGTCCCCAATGCGGAGGCGACTGCTCCGATCCAGGCAAGTCCCGAGTGACGGGATGCCGCTTGCCCTGCTCGGTGATTTCCGGCCGGAAAGGTTCGACGGTGACGCCGCCCGTCGGCGCGCTCGGCAGCACCGTGGAAAGCGGTGAGCGGTAGAGGCTCAAAGGAGAGGCATAATCGGGTCCCGCCGCCAGCAGCACCGCGCCGCCCCGCTCCACATAGGAGACCACATTGGCGAGATAGATGGCCGGCAGCACGCCGCGCCGCTGATAGCGGTCAAAGATGATCAGGTCAAAATCATCGAGTTTCTCAGAGAAAAGCTCGCGCGTTGGGAACGCGATCAGCGATAGCTCGCCGATGGGCGTGCCATCCTGCTTCTCCGGTGGCCTGAGAATGGTGAAATGCACGAGATCAACCGAGGCATCCGCCTTGAGCAGGTTACGCCAGGTGCGCTCGCCCGGATGCGGCTCACCCGACACCAGCAGCACCCGCAGCCGGTCCCGCACGCCCTTGGTCTCGACGATCGCGCTATTGTTCTGAAGGGACAGCTCATTCTCGAGCGGTGCGGCCTTGAGCTCTGTCAGGGTGAGGCCGCCTCGCGACAGCGTGATCGGCAACTCGACCGACTGCCCCACTGAGACCGTAAGATCCCGCATCGCCTCGCCATTGACGGTCACGGCGACATCGACCTGTCCGTCCTGCGGAATGTCCCGCCCGGTTTGCTCGACACGGAACTTGATGATCTGCCGTTCGCCGACAATGCCGAACCGGGGCGCCTGCTCGATGACGATCCGACGGTCGCGCTCATCGCGATTGCCGGTGATCAGCGCATGCACCGGGCCGTTATAGCCCTGCGTCGCCACATTCTGAGGCACGTCATGGACCTGCCCGTCGGTGATCAGGATCGCGCCTGCGAACCGGTCTGGCGGGATCTCCGACATGGCCGAATTGAGGCCCGTGAACAACTGTGTTCCCTGCTCGGCGCTGCTGAGTCCGGACTGAACCGTCACCTTCCTGATTTCGAGATCAGGGATGCTGCGGGCCGCTTCCTCTACAGCGGCTGCTGCGGCTTGGCTGCGACTCTGCCGCTCGCCAATATGTTGGCTCTGGCTGTCATCCACCACCACGACCGCGATATCGGAGAGCTTGTCGCGCTCCTCCCGCCGGGCGGAAGGATTGAGCAGCGTCAGGAGCAGCAATGCCAGCATGCCAAGGCGCAGCAGCCCGCCGCGCGCCCTCGAGACCAAGGCCAGCAACACCACCACGGCGCCGATCCCGCCCAGCACCGCAATGATCCAGAGCGGGACGAGGGGAGACCAGGAAAAGGCGAGATCGAACGGAAGGCCGTTCATGAGCAACCAGACCCTTTCGTCATTGACCGAGCCGCTCCAGCAGAGCGGGCACATGCACCTGGTCGGCCTTGTAATTGCCCGTCAGCACATACATCACGATATTGACGCCGCTGCGCAGCGCCATCTCGCGCTGGCGCGCGCCGCCCGGCACGGGCGGAAACAGCGGCTGGCCATTCGCATCCGCGGCCCAGGCTGCGGCATAGTCGTTGGACCCGATGATGACCGAGGAAACGCCGTCGAAATTGGCCGAGCCTTCGGGCGTATTGCCGCCGCTGGCCTCGACCCAGAGCTGTCCACCCGCCCACCGGCCGGGAAAGGACTGCAACAGGTAAAAGGCCTTGGTCAAGACGTGCTCCGGTGGGACCGGCGCGAGCGGCGGCACATTGACATTGGCCAGAATGCGCTGCAGCGCCCGCGTGCCCGGGCTCACTTGCCCCGTCAGCTCCTGCAGATTGCTCTGGTGATCGCGGGTGTCGAAGAGGATCGTGCCGCCATTCTTGAGATAGGCGTCAACCCGCGCCGCCGCGGCAGGCGACAGCGCCGGCGCATCCGGCAGTACCGGCCAGTACAGCATCGGAAAGAAGACGATCTCGTCACTCTCGATATCAATCCCGACCGGGGCGGCAGCTTCAACCGCGGTCCGCTGCGCCAGGGTATCCGTCAGGCCCGCGAGCCCGGCCTGGCTCACCTCATCGACTTCGGAATCGCCGGTCCGCACAAAGGCGAGCTTGGTCTCGAGCGCGTTCTCGAGGGCGAAGGACGGGTTGGGGAGGGCCGCTTCACCCTCCTGCCCATGCCCATCGATGGGATGAGCGAGGAATGCAACGCCGATCATCACGGCGGTGCCCGCCTTGGCAAAACGGGCCCGCAACTGACCCAGGGATCCCGAGAGCATCAGCACGGCGAGTGCATCGAGCAGGAACAGCACCAAAGCAGCAACGAGTAATGGGCCGGCAAAGGAGACGGTTTGCGCCGGCTGATAGGTGCTGAGGCTGACGGTGCTCGGCAGTGCCCCGATCGGAGTGAGCTCAGGAGCCTCTTCATGTAGGTTCAACGCGCGCGTACGGCCATCACGCCCGTAAAGCCCGGCAGGATGTTGCGGACCGGGCCTCGTTTCATTGAAGGCCGCCAGTGGAATAGGCCGGGTATCCGCGGGCGGGTCCACCATCTCGCCAAACCCGTTGAGCACCCGCAGCGGGGCGAAAGCACCACCATTGACAGCGGCCGATGGGCTGGTCGCCTCCGTTGCGGCAGCACTCTCCGCTGGCGCTGCCCCCGATGAGATGCTGCCGGGCGCCATATCGAGGATCCGGCGCAGCATTTCAACGAAGACGCCAGACAGAGGCAGGTTCGACCAATCCGCATTGGCCGTGACATGGAACAGCACCACGAGCCCGTTGCCCCGCCGCTCGGCAGTGACCAGCGGGGTGCCGTCTGCCAGCCGCGCCCAGACCTTGTCGCCGAGATCGGCGGTGGGTTGCGCCAGCACCTGCTTGGCGACATTTACCTCCGGACTGATCGCTATGCCCGCAAACGGGCTCTGCTCATCGAACGGCGCAATCGGCTGTGGCTCTTCCCAGGTCAAGGCCCCGCCGAGCGCCCTATCTCCTTCGCGAAGCTCCACCGGCACGAGATCGTCATGACCGGCCGCAAGCCGCGGGCCCGCAAAGCGCACGAGCACACCTCCGCGCTCGACCCAGCTGCGCACCGCGTCCCGATCGCCAACCGGAAGCTGGCCGATATCGGCCAGAACCAGCATGGAGAGACCGCTCTGAAGCGTGGCGCTCAGGTCGGTATTGCCGCTCGCCGTCGCATTGCTATCGCTGACGGTGCGCAGCTCCGCATAAGGCTCGAGCGCCCGGGTGACATAGTAGAGCGGCGACAGCAGCGGTTGATTGGCTTCGATCGATCCCGCTGCCTCGAGCCCGACGGTCTTCCGGCTCCAGCGGTCATCGAGAAGATAGACGGCGCCCGCGCTGCGCTCCCCGCTGATATCGATCCGGGCGACCTCGTTGCGCAACTGCAACGGCAATTCCATGGTGGTCGTCGCGCGTTTCTCGCCCGCCGCAAACCGCAGGCTCTGTTCGGCGAGGCTGCGGCCATTGCCCGCGAGCGCCCGGGCCGTCACTGTCTGGTCACGATCCGACCGTGAGCGCGAGGCGGCAATGGCAAGTCCTTCCCCGGCCAGCTGTGGCGCGCCGACCGCAAAGGCCGTTTCGGTTGCCGGCGGCACGATCACCCGCACGCGCGATCCCCCGCCCAGCTCCTGCAGGCTTGCGGCAAAGCGCGAGGCATCGCCATAATCGAGGCCATCCGAGAGCCAGAGGATATCGAGCGGCTCGTGATCACCGAACGTATCGGCGAGATGCCGGGCAAGGCCCGCCCGATCCGGGGTGAGCGCCTTGGGCTGAAGGCTGCTGACCGTATTGGCAACATCCGCAGCCGCCTTGGCTTCGAGCGCCGGCGGTGCCTCCTTTGGCGAGGTTGTGACGAGCACCACCGGCTGATCCTTGTCGCGGGCTCGGTCGATCGCCTCACTGGTTACCCGCAGCCGGGTTGGCCAGGTCTTGGCGGCCGCCCAGCCATCATCGAGCACGATGAGCAAGGGGCCGCTGCCGCCGCCCGCTTGACCGCTCCGATCGATCATTGGCCGCGCCACCGCGAGAATGAGGCAGGCGATCAAGGCCATGCGCAGGAGCATCAGCCACCAGGGGGTCTTATGCGGCGTCTCCTCCTTGGCAATAAGCCCGAGCAGGAAGCGGATCGGCGGAAAGCTCACCCGCTCTGGCCGCGGGGGCGTGAGGCGCAACAGCCACCAGATCACGGGCAGCAACAGCAGCGCCCATAAGGCAGCGGCAGTCTGGAAGGTGATGGCGCCGATCGTCAGCATAAGGGCCTCATCCTCCGGTCAGCATATTGCCTGACAGCCTGCTATAAAGCGGCAGGATCGCCCGCTGTGGCGGCTGATCCGTATGATGGAGCGTGAAGCTCCAGCCCAGCCGCCGCGCGAGCTCCTTAAGGCCTGCCCGATGCGCTTCGATGCGTGCCCGGTACGAGTCCCGCACGCTTTCCGTCCGTCCAATGATAAAGCGCAAAGGCCCGCCACCGGTTTCCTCGAACTCCTTTCGGCCTGTATAGGGGAGATGCTCCTCGGCGGGGTCGAACACCTGGACGATATGCCCGCGCACGTCACGGGCAGCGATGCTCGAGATGCTTTCCCGGAGCTTTTCCAGCGGCACCAGGAAATCGCTGATCAGGATGACATTGGAATATCGCGGCAGGCTCACCTGCGGCAGTCCGCTCTCGGCAAAGCTGCCTTCGGGCAATCCGCTGCTGCCAGCCTCGTTTCCACTCGCGATCGCCGCGAGCTTTTCCAAGCCGTTGCGCGTCGCCACGGGCTGTCGGCCGCTTCCGAGAATGCCAACCCGTTCCCCTGCCGACAGCATGAGGGCAGACAAGGTGAGCAGAATGAGCAAGGCCCGCTCACGCTTGCTGGTGGTTGCAAGCTTCGATTGGAAATCCATGCCCGCAGCGCCGCTCGCCCACAGCCAGACCGTGTTGGCGGCTTCCCACTCATTTTGGCGGACATAGAGCTGGTCCGAGCGGGCTGATTTGCGCCAATCGATCCGCGCGGCCTCCTCGCCCGCCCGATAGCGCTGGAACTGCCAGAAGCTTTCGCCGCTCCCCGGCCGGCGCCGCCCGTGGAAACCCATCGCCACCGTGTTGGCGATCCGGTCTGCTTGGACCAGCAAGGCCGGATAGGCCAGCGCCAGCCGCTGCGCCTCATCGACGGGAGGCTGTGCCGGGGATTGGCTTGCTATCCAGGTGGGCGCCAAACCGTTATCCCAACTTTGCGCAGAGCCGTGAGATCACGCCATCGAGCGTCTGACCATCGGCACGAGCGGCGAATGTGAGGGCCATGCGATGCCGCAGCACCGGATTGGCGAGCGCGATCACGTCATCGACCGATGGCGACAACCGCCCATCCATCAGTGCTCGCGTACGCACACCCAGCATGAGCGCTTGGCTTGCGCGTGGCCCCGGACCCCAGGCGACCGTCTCGCGGACGAATTCGTCCGCGTCACCATCGGGGCGCGCGCTCCGGACGAGATTGAGCACCGCATTCACCACCGAATCGCCCACCGGAATGAGCCGGACCAGCCGCTGCATGGCGAGAAGATCCTCGGCCGTCATCACCGCATCCGGCAGGCTTTCCGCAGGACCCGTCGTTGCGAACAGCATGCGCCGCTCCGCCTCGAGATCGGGATAAGGCACTTCGATTTCCAGCAGGAATCGGTCCAACTGTGCTTCCGGCAGCGGATAGGTGCCTTCCTGCTCGATCGGATTCTGCGTGGCGAGCACATGGAACGGACGCGGCAGGTCATATCGCTGGCCCGCAACGGTCACGTGCTTTTCTTGCATTGCCTGCAGCAGCGCCGATTGCGTGCGCGGGCTCGCGCGGTTGATCTCGTCCGCCATCAGGAGCTGGCTGAACACCGGGCCGCGGATGAACCGGAAATGCCGTGTGCCCGTATCGCTCTCTTCGAGCACCTCCGAGCCGATGATGTCGGACGGCAGCAGGTCGGGCGTGAACTGCACCCGCTTTTCCTGTAGCCCCATCACCCGCGCGATGGTCTCGACCAGCTTGGTCTTGGCAAGACCAGGCAAGCCCACCAGCAGCCCGTGGCCGCCGCTGAGGATGGATGTGAGGGCGAGGTCGATCACGGGTTGCTGGCCGAAGATCACACGGCCGATGGCCTCTTTGGCCCGTCCCAGTTTCTCGCCTGCCCGTTCGATGTCTTCGACCACCTTGTGATCGGCTTCGTTGATGCTCTGCATATCAATTACTATAGTTTTTCCGAGACGTGACGGTAGCCTGCAGGACGGATGTCAAAAAAGAATTCACGTTGTGTGTTCCAAATGAGTGTGGACCGCGACTGCGGCCCAAGAAAGATGACTGGGATCAAATGGGCGTGAGAGGAGAAAAGGTCGCGCCGGCCGGCACGGTAGGAACAACTGCCGATGCAAGCCAGCCAATGCGTGGCCTGAAGGAAGCCGCAGCCGCGACCGCCAAGCGCGGTCTGCCTCCGGTCGACAAGTGGAATCCAGACTTCTGTGGCGATATTGACATGCGCATCGCCGCCGACGGCACTTGGTATTACATGAATTCGCCGATCGGCAGAAAGCCGCTGGTCCGCCTGTTCTCGACACTGCTGCGCAAGGACGAGGATGGCAAGACCTATCTGATCACGCCGGTCGAGAAGGTGGGCATCACGGTTGACGATGCCCATTTCGTCGCGGTCGCCATGGCCGTTGAAGGCGAGGGCGAGGATCAGGTGATCCACTTCATCACCAATGTGGATGACGAAGTCACCGTTGACGATGAGCATCCCTTGCGTTTCGCCCGGGAGGAGGGCACGGACGGGCTCAAGCCCTATGTGCGCGTGCGGGGTCGGTTGGAGGCGCTGGTGGCTCGGGCGATCTTCTATGATCTCGTTGAGCGCGGATGCACTCAGACCATTGACGGCGTATCCTGGTTCGGCGTTTGGAGTTCCGGGCGCTTCTATCCTATGGCACCGGCCGCTGAGATCGGCCTCTGATCCCTGAAGAGACCCTGCGTGACAGAACTCGCGTCCCGATACACACTGGGCGAGGTGGCGCTGCTGGCAAGGCGCCGTTTGCGGCCGCTCGACGATGCCGAAGCCCTCGACCCCGCCTTCCGCCCAGCCCGTGGTGATGGTGAGCTGCAGGGCCGCCTCAGCGTGGCGGCCGATGCTGTTCTGAAGCCGGCGGCCGTCCTCGTCGGGCTGCTCGATAAAGACGGCGAAGCAAATGTGCTGCTCACGCTCCGCACGGAGCATCTCTCAAGCCATGCCGGCCAGATCGCCTTTCCCGGTGGGAAGATCGAGGCTGGCGATGCCGGCCCTACAGACGCGGCCTTGCGCGAGACCGAGGAAGAAACTGGCCTCGCGCCCCGGTTTGTCGATGTTATCGGTCTGCTCGATCCCTATGTGACGGGCACTGGCTATCGCATCGTTCCGGTCGTCGGCCTGATCAAGCCTGGCTTCACCCTCGCCCCTGATCCAAGCGAGGTCGCCGACGTTTTCGAGGTTCCCTTGAGCTTTCTCATGAATCCCGCCAATCACCAGCGCCATGAGCGGGTATGGAAGGGTGAGC from Rhodoligotrophos sp. CJ14 encodes:
- a CDS encoding AAA family ATPase; protein product: MQSINEADHKVVEDIERAGEKLGRAKEAIGRVIFGQQPVIDLALTSILSGGHGLLVGLPGLAKTKLVETIARVMGLQEKRVQFTPDLLPSDIIGSEVLEESDTGTRHFRFIRGPVFSQLLMADEINRASPRTQSALLQAMQEKHVTVAGQRYDLPRPFHVLATQNPIEQEGTYPLPEAQLDRFLLEIEVPYPDLEAERRMLFATTGPAESLPDAVMTAEDLLAMQRLVRLIPVGDSVVNAVLNLVRSARPDGDADEFVRETVAWGPGPRASQALMLGVRTRALMDGRLSPSVDDVIALANPVLRHRMALTFAARADGQTLDGVISRLCAKLG
- a CDS encoding DUF1285 domain-containing protein, whose amino-acid sequence is MRGLKEAAAATAKRGLPPVDKWNPDFCGDIDMRIAADGTWYYMNSPIGRKPLVRLFSTLLRKDEDGKTYLITPVEKVGITVDDAHFVAVAMAVEGEGEDQVIHFITNVDDEVTVDDEHPLRFAREEGTDGLKPYVRVRGRLEALVARAIFYDLVERGCTQTIDGVSWFGVWSSGRFYPMAPAAEIGL
- a CDS encoding NUDIX hydrolase, yielding MTELASRYTLGEVALLARRRLRPLDDAEALDPAFRPARGDGELQGRLSVAADAVLKPAAVLVGLLDKDGEANVLLTLRTEHLSSHAGQIAFPGGKIEAGDAGPTDAALRETEEETGLAPRFVDVIGLLDPYVTGTGYRIVPVVGLIKPGFTLAPDPSEVADVFEVPLSFLMNPANHQRHERVWKGELRRYYAMPYLERYIWGATAGILRNFYDRLYGREP
- a CDS encoding glutathione S-transferase family protein, with amino-acid sequence MGMLVDGKWQDVWYDTRSTGGAFERKPSSFRNWVTRDGEPGASGAGGFAAESGRYHLYVSLACPWAHRTLIFRKLKGLTDHVSLSIVDPLMLEQGWVFSDRAGAIPDAINGAERLYEVYLRADPHYTGRVTVPVLWDKQRATIVNNESSEIIRMFNSAFDELTDNRLDFYPAALRAEIDEVDDRVYGAVNNGVYRAGFATTQAAYEEAYRALFETLDRLDAGLAKQRYLVGHQLTEADWRLFTTLVRFDAVYFGHFKCNKRRISDYPALSGYVRDLYQVPGVAETVNLAHIKLHYYGSHRTINPTGIVPVGPELDFTSPAGRDHLA
- a CDS encoding DUF4159 domain-containing protein, coding for MLTIGAITFQTAAALWALLLLPVIWWLLRLTPPRPERVSFPPIRFLLGLIAKEETPHKTPWWLMLLRMALIACLILAVARPMIDRSGQAGGGSGPLLIVLDDGWAAAKTWPTRLRVTSEAIDRARDKDQPVVLVTTSPKEAPPALEAKAAADVANTVSSLQPKALTPDRAGLARHLADTFGDHEPLDILWLSDGLDYGDASRFAASLQELGGGSRVRVIVPPATETAFAVGAPQLAGEGLAIAASRSRSDRDQTVTARALAGNGRSLAEQSLRFAAGEKRATTTMELPLQLRNEVARIDISGERSAGAVYLLDDRWSRKTVGLEAAGSIEANQPLLSPLYYVTRALEPYAELRTVSDSNATASGNTDLSATLQSGLSMLVLADIGQLPVGDRDAVRSWVERGGVLVRFAGPRLAAGHDDLVPVELREGDRALGGALTWEEPQPIAPFDEQSPFAGIAISPEVNVAKQVLAQPTADLGDKVWARLADGTPLVTAERRGNGLVVLFHVTANADWSNLPLSGVFVEMLRRILDMAPGSISSGAAPAESAAATEATSPSAAVNGGAFAPLRVLNGFGEMVDPPADTRPIPLAAFNETRPGPQHPAGLYGRDGRTRALNLHEEAPELTPIGALPSTVSLSTYQPAQTVSFAGPLLVAALVLFLLDALAVLMLSGSLGQLRARFAKAGTAVMIGVAFLAHPIDGHGQEGEAALPNPSFALENALETKLAFVRTGDSEVDEVSQAGLAGLTDTLAQRTAVEAAAPVGIDIESDEIVFFPMLYWPVLPDAPALSPAAAARVDAYLKNGGTILFDTRDHQSNLQELTGQVSPGTRALQRILANVNVPPLAPVPPEHVLTKAFYLLQSFPGRWAGGQLWVEASGGNTPEGSANFDGVSSVIIGSNDYAAAWAADANGQPLFPPVPGGARQREMALRSGVNIVMYVLTGNYKADQVHVPALLERLGQ
- a CDS encoding DUF58 domain-containing protein, with product MAPTWIASQSPAQPPVDEAQRLALAYPALLVQADRIANTVAMGFHGRRRPGSGESFWQFQRYRAGEEAARIDWRKSARSDQLYVRQNEWEAANTVWLWASGAAGMDFQSKLATTSKRERALLILLTLSALMLSAGERVGILGSGRQPVATRNGLEKLAAIASGNEAGSSGLPEGSFAESGLPQVSLPRYSNVILISDFLVPLEKLRESISSIAARDVRGHIVQVFDPAEEHLPYTGRKEFEETGGGPLRFIIGRTESVRDSYRARIEAHRAGLKELARRLGWSFTLHHTDQPPQRAILPLYSRLSGNMLTGG
- a CDS encoding NUDIX domain-containing protein; translated protein: MSSLPGPLARLLARTVLHPLHRLRRGATLGIRVMLVDDAGRVLLVKHTYVPGWMLPGGGVEHGQTCLDAVRCELDEEVGVTLLEPPRLIGILANFARQPGDHVALYYAHKWRQRPVVSPEIAASGLFSLRDLPPDASPATRRRVAEYLGETPLAEHW
- a CDS encoding GNAT family N-acetyltransferase, with amino-acid sequence MNALIPLTLKPQLPHDHAAVEALLDRAFGLGRHTKTSYRLREGESPVAELCRVAWFSSEIVGSICYSPLKIGEKGTDALLLGPLAVSPDLQNCGIGMKLMQATLVDAATLGHRLVILVGDQPYYARVGFAKVPEGRIILPGPVDPDRLLYRELVPHAFDAVSGLVLGPNRWEEVYGDAAPAALDGRLARLHQPASA